The Thermobifida halotolerans sequence TGGTCAGGGTGCGGCGGCGGTCGGCGAACTCGGGGCGGGACGCCACGTCGGTGGAGTGCCCGATCTCCGGTTCGTGCCGGGCGATGAGGTGTCCGTCCTTGGTGGCGACCAGGTCCACCTCGATGAAGTCGCCGCCGTAGCGCGCTCCCAGCGCGTAGGAGGCCAGCGTGTGCTCGGGGCGGTGCCCCGACGCGCCCCGGTGCGAGATGATCTTGATGTGCGGAAGCCGCTTGTTCCTGCGCATGACCGAGACCGTTCCTGAATCCGTGCTGCGGAAACGCCGACCGGCCCGGACATCTTCCGGACCGGCTGACAGGGACTGCGGTGTGGTGGGTCGGCTCAGCCGAGTTCGCCGACCACGTGGTCGACGCACTCGGTCAGCGCGCGCACGTCGTCCGGCTCGATCGCCGGGAACATGCCGATGCGCAACTGGTTGCGGCCGAGCTTGCGGTAGGGCTCGGTGTCGACGATGCCGTTGGCCCGCAGCACCGCGGCGACCCTGGCGGCGTCGACCTCGTCGCTGAAGTCGACGGTGCCCACGACCTGGGAGCGGTGCTCGGGGTCGGTGACGAACGGGGTGGCGTACTCGGACTTCTCCGCCCAGCCGTAGAGGACGCCCGAGGACTCCGCGGTGCGGCGCACCGCCCAGTCCAGGCCGCCCTGGCCGTTGATCCACTCGATCTGCTCGGCGAACAGCAGCAGCGTGGCGACGGCCGGGGTGTTGTAGGTCTGGTCCTTGCGGGAGTTGTCGACCGCGGTGGTCAGGGAGAAGAACTCCGGGACGTAGCGGTCGGCCGCCGCGATCTCCGCCATGCGCTCCAGCGCCCGGGGCGACATGATCGCGATCCACAGTCCGCCGTCGGCCGCGAAGCACTTCTGCGGCGCGAAGTAGTAGACGTCCGTCTCGCTGATGTCCACGGGCAGGCCGCCGGCGCCGCTGGTGGCGTCGACCAGCACCAGCGCGTCGTCGTCGGCGCCCGCCACCCGCCTGATCGGCGCGGCCACGCCGGTGGAGGTCTCGTTGTGGGTGAGCGCGTAGACGTCCACCCCGGCCTCGGCCCGCGGCGGGGCGTAGGTGCCCGGCTCGGCGGTGATGACGGTGGGCTCGGCGAGCCACGGAGCGCCCTTGGTGACCTTGGCGAACTTGGAGGAGAACTCGCCGAACGACAGGTGCTGGGCCTTGTTCCGCACCAGGGTGTGCGCGGCGATGTCCCAGAACGCGGTGGTGCCGCCGTTGCCCAGGACCACCTCGTAGCCGTCGGGCAGGGAGAACAGGTCGGCGAGTCCGGAGCGCACCCGGCCGACGAGCGACTTCACCGGCTTCTGGCGGTGCGAGGTGCCGAGGTAGGCGGCACCCGAGGAGGCCAGGGCGTTGAGCTGTTCGGGACGGACCTTGGACGGGCCGCAGCCGAAGCGGCCGTCACCGGGCAGGATGTTCTCTGGAATGTGGATCTCGGTCACCCGGCCAGCCTACTCGGCCGGACCGTCTCCGCGCAGGCGAGGGGCCGAACCGGGAGGGACCCCTCGGCGGCGGTGACCGTCCGGACGTTTTGCGAGAAAACGTAGAGTTGCAATTCCGTCACCGGTCTGGTGTGGAACGCGCCGTGCGAGAAGAATTGGCTTTTCCGGAAAGCGCGTCCCAGAAAGGGCACGTATTCGTGACCTCGGACCAGTCCCGGTCGGACACTCCCGTGGGAGACGAGGGATACAGACCCGAGTTTCTCGACCTCTACGACGACCTCCGCGCTCCGCTCGACAGCCGCCGACTGTTCGGCAACCGGACAAGGGCCGGCCGACTGATCCGGCGCCGCCGCCCCTGGAAACACCTGTCGACCGGCGAAACGGTCAGGGAGCAGCGTCCGCTTCCGGTGATCGAACTGCGGACGGCGTCGGAGGCGGACGCCGAGACCGTCACCGCGATGCTGGTGGAGCGCAGCGGAAACCAGCCTGTCGCGGTGCTCTCCCGCTGCGAGACCGGGGAGGGGAGCGCGGAACCGGACGCGGCCCCCGCCGCCTACGCCGCAGTGCGGCGGACCGAGGACGACGTGGCGAAGCTGGTCAACGGGCTGCGGGAGCACCGCGGCAGGAAGGTTGACGACCCTCACCGACGTTCTCCCGGGCCGCTGGAGTTTCCCCGCACCGAGTCCCTGCTCACCCTGTTCGAGGTGTTCCGCGAGGACGGCAGGTGGGGATGGCAGCGGAAACAGGACCGGGAAGGGGAGCAGGAGGACACCGGACCGCCCGCCAACTATCTGAACCCCCTGGACATCACCGAAGCCCTGTGGGAGAGAACCGAGAGAAGACGCGATGACCGAAGACACACGCCGGTCGGCGCGGACCGGAGTTCCCCGGAGTCGCCGCGGTCGGTTCTGCGCTGGTTCGGCGAACCGGGCGGAAAGGGGTTGGACGGTGTCGTCCGACTGGCTCGCGGAGGCTACACGGGGCTGTACAACCTGATCAACGGCCTGCTGCGGCGGCTGGGCGCGAACGGCGCGGGCAACGGGATCAGCTTCGACCGGTTCGACCAGTGGGTGGTGACACCGCTGGGCCTGTGCATCAACTTCCTCCTCGGCCTGTCCCTGCTGCTCGGGGTGCAGAACATCCCCGACCTGGAGGCCCTGGAGCAGGTCTTCACCGTTCTGATCCTGCTGTTCCTGGTGTTGCTGCGTGCTCTGGTCCACCTGTGCCTGAGCCGGCCGTGGCGGCCCTACCGGTGGCTGACCCGTCAGCCCTACCTCCGCTACGAGGGGGACTCGCACTTCCTGGTGGGCCACCGCGCCGTCGCCCAGCACATCGGGCTCACCTACCGGCGGCTGAGGTCCGCGCACTCGGGGAGCGGCTTCGGAGCGGACCGGATCGACACGCTCCGCGACGACGCGCGGGCCCTGCGGTTGCTCCTGGTCAACGCGGTCCTGGAGGACCTGACCGCGGCCTACCCCGAACGGCACCGCTACCGCACGAGGTTCCACCGTCCGGTCCTGATCGCGGACCGGTACGCCACCCGCTGGAAGGGCGGGCGGGACACCTCCGCCCGGGAGGCCGACCTCGTCCACCTGATCGAGCGGGTCCGCGCCGAGCAGTACGCCCCGGATCCCCTGGTCGTCGTCGCGGTCGTCCCCGACCCCACCCCGTTGGCCGACCGCGACACCGGTTCCGCCAGGGAAGCGGTCACCACCTGGGTCGAGCGACGCCGTCGGTGCACCCACCTGGGGCCGGAGCGGACGGTCTCCGTCGACATCGGACCCGAGGCCGGCGACCGGGAACGCCACCACCGGAATGTCAGGGGGGTCGTGCAGGGGGAGCCCACCCCCGGCAAACGGTGGCGGGAGGCCCTGACCACCACGGTCGCCGGGCTGCTCGTCCTGCTGCTCCTGGCGGGCACGGCCACCCTGATGGACCTGTTCAACGGCAGGTGCTGGCGCCCGCTGCTGACCGATCCCGGAGTGTGGGAGGTCCGGGGCGAGAACGGCCGCCGGGACTGCGTCGGCTACACCGACGGGTCCTTCGTCTTCCACGAGCGCCTCGCAGCGGTCCAGGGCCGCATCAAGGAGCAGAACGACGGGGTCGTCACCGCGAGGACCCCCTACGTCACGGTGGTCTACCTCGGCCAACTGTCGGTGAGCGACACCGAGGCGAGCAACAGCAGACTCGCCGGGGTCCTGGGAGAGCTGACCGGCCTGGCACTGCGGCAGAAACGCCACAACGCCGACGCCCCGGACAAGGGCAGCCCGCGCATCCGCCTGCTGATCGCCAACACCGGCCCCGGATGGCGGCACGGAACGGCGGTCGCCGAGCGGATCGGCCGCCGGGCGCGCGAGGAGAACATCGTGGCGGCCGTCGGCTTCGGGCAGAGTCTGACCACGACCACGGAGACGATCGAGGTGCTCTCCAGGTACGCGCTGCCGATGGTCTCCAGCACCGCGACCTTCGACGACATCGCCGCGCTGCACGGCTCCTACAGCGACTTCTTCTTCCCCATCGCGCCCTCCAACACCCGGCTGGGCAGCCAGGCCGCCGAATGGGCGCTGCGGGGAGCGTCGAGCACCGACGCGGACGGCACGTGGGAACTGCCCGCGACCGGGACGGCGGTCGCGGTCGCGGACACGACCAGCACCGAGAGCTACGGGGAGGACCTGGCGAACAAGTTCATGGACCACTTCCTCGCCGGGGGAGGCCGGGCCGGGACGGAGGCCCTCGGCGCACTGGCCTACAGGGCCAACGGCGTCATCCCCTACGAGCGGAACGGCGGGCAGTCCCTGGACACCGTGGTCGAGCGGATCTGCGCCGACCCGCCCGACCTCGTCTACTACGCCGGACGCTCCGCCAACTTCGGAGTCCTCCTCGACCGGCTCTACGACGAGAACAGGTGCGCCGACGGGATCACGGTGCTCGGCGGCGACGACGTCGCCCAGTACGTCACCGACAACGCGGACCGGCTGAGCGGCGTCCACGACCGGATCTCCGTCTACTACACGCCCCTGGCCGCGGACGGGGTCTGGGGCAGCCCCGGGGCGCAGAACGACGAGGTTCCCGCCTTCTACGAGAACCTGGCGGACCTGACCGAGGAACTCGACGCCGACACCCCCTCCATCGCCCACGCCGTGATGGCCCACGACACCCTGGACGTGGTCTCGCGCGCCCTCGACAGCACCGATCTGCCGTGGGGCGACCCGGGGAGGGCCGGGGAGGCGGCGGCGGTGGTGTTCCCCGCGATCCAGCAGACCGGCAGGCAGGTCGGGATCAGCGGGGCGCTGGACTTCGGGGAGGTCGGCACCGGGTACTGGTACGAGGACAAGCTCGTGCAGTTGGTCCAGGTGGACGCCGAGGGGCGACCGCACGTGGTCGCGGCGTGCGGGTCGATCACCTACCAGCGGCGGGGCGGGGGGCCCAACTGCCTGGAGACCCCCGAAACGGAGTGAACCCCGTGTCCTGGCGGCCACGGGGTCCAGCGGAACGGCGGGGCTACACGCCCGCGGAGAGGGCCTCCTGCGCGCCTTCGACGGTGTTGATGTCGCGCTGGGCGGGACCGATGTAGTTGGCGCTGGGACGCACGAGGCGGCCGGTGCGCTTCTGCTCCAGGATGTGCGCCGACCATCCCGCGGTGCGGGCGCTGGTGAACATGGAGGTGAACATCGACGCCGGGATCTCGGCGAAGTCCAGCACGACCGCGGCCCAGTACTCCACGTTGGTGGCGAGCACCCGGTCGGGCTTGCGGGCGTGCAGCTCCTCCAGCGCGGCCGTCTCCAGGGCGCTGGCCACCTCGAAGCGGGGCGCGTTCAGTTCCTTCGCGGTGCGGCGCAGGACGCGGGCCCGGGGGTCCTCCGCGCGGTAGACGCGGTGGCCGAAGCCCATCAGACGCTCGCCCCTGTCGAGAGCCTGGGTGACGTACTTGCGCGCGTCGCCGATGCGCTCGGTCTCGTCCAGCATGTGCAGGACGCGGGCCGGAGCGCCGCCGTGCAGCGGACCCGACATGGCGCCGACCGCTCCGGAGAGGGCCGCGGCCACGTCGGCGCCGGTGGAGGCGATGACGCGGGCGGTGAACGTGGACGCGTTCATGCCGTGTTCGGCGGCGGACGTCCAGTAGGCGTCCACGGCCTTGACGTGGCGGGGGTCGGGCTCGCCACGGAGTTGGATCATGAACCGTTCGACGACGGTCTTTCCCTCGTCGACACGGCTCTGGGGAACCTTGGGCTGGTCCCCCCGGGCGGACTGGGCGATCACCGACAGGGCAGCGGAGGCGGCGCGGGCGACGTTGTCGCGCGCTTCCGCGTCGTCGATGTCCAGAAGCGGCTTGAAGCCCCACAGCGGTGCCAGGGTCGCCAGCGTGCTCTGGACGTCGACGCGCACGTCGCCGGTCGAGACCGGAATGTTGATCGGGTCCGCGAAGGGAAGTCCGGGGGCGAAGCTGTTGTCGACCAACAGCCCCCACACGCGCCCGAAGGTGACATGGCCGACGAGGTTCTCGATGTCGACGCCCCGGTAGCGGAGAGCACCGCCCTCCTTGTCCGGTTCGGCGATCTCGGTCTCGAACGCCACGACTCCTTCGAGCCCGGGTTTGAAGTCCGACATACCGGCTTCCTCCGTCTCCTCGGTCCTCGGATTGGTAATCCATTGAACCGGTCCGGGATTCTTTACTGACATGCGAGGTGCCGTTAACGGTCCGCCCACTGCTGGCAACTACCCCACAGATCGTGTGAGGATGCACCACTGTGGACTATTCTGACCCCGCTGAGCTGCGCGAATCGTACGGTGGCCGCCCGTTGCGCCGTCGTGACCTCGCTCCGCACCCCATGGAACAGTTTCACACCTGGTTCACACAGGCGCGCAGGTCAGGGCTGGCGGAGCCCAACGCGATGGTGCTGTCGACGGTGGAGCCCACCGGCATGCCGCGCGCCAGGACCGTGCTCATGAAGGGGTACGACCGTCACGGCCTGCGGTTCTTCACGAACTACCGGTCGCGCAAGGGGCGGGCGCTCACCGAGGAGCCGCGTGCCTGCGTGGTCTTCCCGTGGCATCCGATCAGGCGTCAGGTCATCGTGGGCGGGTGTGCCGAACGGCTCACCGACGAGGAGAACGACGCGTACTTCGCGCGGCGTCCCCACGGGTCGCAGCTCGGCGCGTGGGCGAGTGAGCACCAGTCGTCGCCGGTCGCCGGCCGGGAGGAACTCGACCGGCTGTACGCGCGGTTCGCGGAGGTCTGGCCCCCCGGCAGCGCGGTGCCCCGGCCCGCCTACTGGGGCGGGTTCCGGCTGGTGCCGCAGGAGGTGGAGTTCTGGCAGGGGCAGAGCGACCGGATGCACGACCGCTTCCGCTACCTGCTGACCTCGGGGACCGCGGCCGACGGGGAGTGGCGGATCGACCGGCTCTCCCCCTGACAAACACCGCTCTGCCGGGGAATTCACCAATTTGTTAAGTGGTATAGGTCACGTTTTTCGAAAAAGTGGTGGAGCCTGTCACGCTATGATTGACGTGGACGGTGGCCGTTTCCACGGTCAGATGCGTGTTTCAGGCTCACGGCTGGCATACACCCTCACTTGAGCGTGCGATCCCGGAACAGGCGCGCACTGGCCCGTGTTGAGACAACTGCCGTTGGCCGCTCTCAACCGGGCCCAGAAGGGGAGAGGGAGCCTTGACCGCACACGGACTCATCGACACCACGGAGATGTACCTCCGCACGATCTTCGAACTCGAGGAAGAGGGGATCGTGCCGCTGCGCGCTCGTATCGCGGAGCGTCTTCGCCAGAGCGGCCCCACCGTCAGCCAGACGGTCGCGCGCATGGAACGCGACGGCCTGCTCCGCGTGGAGAACGACCGGCACCTGGTCATGACGGAGAAGGGACGCCGTCTGGCCACCCATGTCATGCGCAAGCACCGGCTGGCCGAACGGCTGCTGGTGGACGTCATCGGCCTGCCCTGGGAGGACGTCCACGTCGAGGCGTGCCGGTGGGAGCACGTGATCTCCGAGGCCGTGGAGGAGCGCCTGATCGGGCTCCTCAAGGCCCCGT is a genomic window containing:
- the pdxH gene encoding pyridoxamine 5'-phosphate oxidase — protein: MDYSDPAELRESYGGRPLRRRDLAPHPMEQFHTWFTQARRSGLAEPNAMVLSTVEPTGMPRARTVLMKGYDRHGLRFFTNYRSRKGRALTEEPRACVVFPWHPIRRQVIVGGCAERLTDEENDAYFARRPHGSQLGAWASEHQSSPVAGREELDRLYARFAEVWPPGSAVPRPAYWGGFRLVPQEVEFWQGQSDRMHDRFRYLLTSGTAADGEWRIDRLSP
- the serC gene encoding phosphoserine transaminase, translated to MTEIHIPENILPGDGRFGCGPSKVRPEQLNALASSGAAYLGTSHRQKPVKSLVGRVRSGLADLFSLPDGYEVVLGNGGTTAFWDIAAHTLVRNKAQHLSFGEFSSKFAKVTKGAPWLAEPTVITAEPGTYAPPRAEAGVDVYALTHNETSTGVAAPIRRVAGADDDALVLVDATSGAGGLPVDISETDVYYFAPQKCFAADGGLWIAIMSPRALERMAEIAAADRYVPEFFSLTTAVDNSRKDQTYNTPAVATLLLFAEQIEWINGQGGLDWAVRRTAESSGVLYGWAEKSEYATPFVTDPEHRSQVVGTVDFSDEVDAARVAAVLRANGIVDTEPYRKLGRNQLRIGMFPAIEPDDVRALTECVDHVVGELG
- a CDS encoding citrate synthase 2, which gives rise to MSDFKPGLEGVVAFETEIAEPDKEGGALRYRGVDIENLVGHVTFGRVWGLLVDNSFAPGLPFADPINIPVSTGDVRVDVQSTLATLAPLWGFKPLLDIDDAEARDNVARAASAALSVIAQSARGDQPKVPQSRVDEGKTVVERFMIQLRGEPDPRHVKAVDAYWTSAAEHGMNASTFTARVIASTGADVAAALSGAVGAMSGPLHGGAPARVLHMLDETERIGDARKYVTQALDRGERLMGFGHRVYRAEDPRARVLRRTAKELNAPRFEVASALETAALEELHARKPDRVLATNVEYWAAVVLDFAEIPASMFTSMFTSARTAGWSAHILEQKRTGRLVRPSANYIGPAQRDINTVEGAQEALSAGV
- a CDS encoding metal-dependent transcriptional regulator, which codes for MTAHGLIDTTEMYLRTIFELEEEGIVPLRARIAERLRQSGPTVSQTVARMERDGLLRVENDRHLVMTEKGRRLATHVMRKHRLAERLLVDVIGLPWEDVHVEACRWEHVISEAVEERLIGLLKAPWTCAHGNPIPGLDELGVEDYSPEPFASHSIVPMTEVLSEAPATVTVRRISEQVQSDTDVMLALKRAGVQPEREVTLVASDDGVRVIGGSREDGESTELSRQVATHIFVTRS
- a CDS encoding ABC transporter substrate-binding protein, producing MGDEGYRPEFLDLYDDLRAPLDSRRLFGNRTRAGRLIRRRRPWKHLSTGETVREQRPLPVIELRTASEADAETVTAMLVERSGNQPVAVLSRCETGEGSAEPDAAPAAYAAVRRTEDDVAKLVNGLREHRGRKVDDPHRRSPGPLEFPRTESLLTLFEVFREDGRWGWQRKQDREGEQEDTGPPANYLNPLDITEALWERTERRRDDRRHTPVGADRSSPESPRSVLRWFGEPGGKGLDGVVRLARGGYTGLYNLINGLLRRLGANGAGNGISFDRFDQWVVTPLGLCINFLLGLSLLLGVQNIPDLEALEQVFTVLILLFLVLLRALVHLCLSRPWRPYRWLTRQPYLRYEGDSHFLVGHRAVAQHIGLTYRRLRSAHSGSGFGADRIDTLRDDARALRLLLVNAVLEDLTAAYPERHRYRTRFHRPVLIADRYATRWKGGRDTSAREADLVHLIERVRAEQYAPDPLVVVAVVPDPTPLADRDTGSAREAVTTWVERRRRCTHLGPERTVSVDIGPEAGDRERHHRNVRGVVQGEPTPGKRWREALTTTVAGLLVLLLLAGTATLMDLFNGRCWRPLLTDPGVWEVRGENGRRDCVGYTDGSFVFHERLAAVQGRIKEQNDGVVTARTPYVTVVYLGQLSVSDTEASNSRLAGVLGELTGLALRQKRHNADAPDKGSPRIRLLIANTGPGWRHGTAVAERIGRRAREENIVAAVGFGQSLTTTTETIEVLSRYALPMVSSTATFDDIAALHGSYSDFFFPIAPSNTRLGSQAAEWALRGASSTDADGTWELPATGTAVAVADTTSTESYGEDLANKFMDHFLAGGGRAGTEALGALAYRANGVIPYERNGGQSLDTVVERICADPPDLVYYAGRSANFGVLLDRLYDENRCADGITVLGGDDVAQYVTDNADRLSGVHDRISVYYTPLAADGVWGSPGAQNDEVPAFYENLADLTEELDADTPSIAHAVMAHDTLDVVSRALDSTDLPWGDPGRAGEAAAVVFPAIQQTGRQVGISGALDFGEVGTGYWYEDKLVQLVQVDAEGRPHVVAACGSITYQRRGGGPNCLETPETE